The following proteins are co-located in the Apium graveolens cultivar Ventura chromosome 5, ASM990537v1, whole genome shotgun sequence genome:
- the LOC141661788 gene encoding transmembrane 9 superfamily member 1-like, which yields MRLTVRSLPLLLVALHLFVSPAFASESDHKYQADDHVTLWVNKVGPYNNPQETYNYYSLPFCHPAGDAGHKWGGLGEVLGGNELIDSRIDIKFQKNVDKSTICTLELDETKVKQFKDAVENNYWFEFFIDDLPLWGFVGELHPDRNTDNRKHVVYTHKKIIVQYNKDQIIHVNLTQENPKPLEAGKTLELTYSVNWEPTNITFAHRFNVYLDYPFFEHQIHWFSIFNSFMMVIFLTGLVSMILMRTLRNDYAKYAREDDDLETLERDVSEESGWKLVHGDVFRPPRSLVLLSAVVGTGAQLATLVLLVILVAIVGTLYIGRGAIVTTFILCYAFTSFISGYVSGGMYSRMGGKNWIKSTILTASLFPFLCFGIGFALNTVAIFYGSLAAIPFGTMVVVFVIWGFISFPLALLGTVVGRNWSGAPNNPCRVKTIPRPIPEKKWYLTPSVVSIMGGLLPFGSIFIEMYFVFTSFWNYKVYYVYGFMLLVFLILIIVTVCVTIVGTYFLLNAENYHWQWTSFFSAASTAVYVYLYSVYYFSVKTKMSGFFQTSFYFGYTLMFCLGLGILCGAVGYLGSNLFVRRIYRNIKCD from the exons ATGCGGCTCACCGTCCGATCACTTCCTCTTCTTCTCGTCGCTCTTCACCTCTTCGTCTCGCCGGCGTTCGCTTCCGAGTCCGATCACAAG TATCAAGCAGATGACCATGTGACATTATGGGTGAACAAGGTTGGGCCGTACAATAATCCACAAGAGACATACAATTATTACAGCCTACCATTTTGCCATCCAGCTGGCGATGCTGGTCACAAGTGGGGTGGTCTTGGTGAAGTTTTGGGTGGAAATGAACTTATTGATAGCCGGATAGATATAAAGTTCCAGA AAAATGTGGACAAGAGTACCATCTGTACACTCGAGCTTGATGAAACAAAGGTCAAACAGTTTAAAGATGCTGTTGAAAATAACTATTGGTTTGAATTTTTTATTG ATGATCTGCCATTATGGG GTTTTGTTGGTGAGCTGCATCCTGATAGGAATACTGATAACAGAAAGCATGTTGTCTACACACATAAGAAAATAATTGTACAGTATAACAAGGATCAG ATTATTCATGTTAATCTGACCCAAGAGAACCCAAAGCCACTGGAAGCTGGGAAAACATTGGAATTGACATATTCTGTGAATTGGGAACCAACTAATATCACTTTTGCTCATCGTTTTAATGTATACCTGGACTATCCTTTTTTTGAGCATCAG ATTCATTGGTTCTCTATTTTCAATTCGTTTATGATGGTTATCTTCCTCACGGGTCTGGTATCAATGATATTAATGCGAACACTAAGAAATGACTATGCTAAATATGCTCGTGAAGATGATGATTTAGAAACTTTG GAAAGAGATGTAAGTGAAGAGTCTGGCTGGAAACTTGTTCATGGAGATGTTTTTAGGCCTCCTCGCAGTTTGGTATTACTCTCTGCTGTGGTTGGTACTGGGGCCCAGCTGGCTACACTGGTTCTTCTTGTTATCTTGGTTGCGATAGTTGGGACATTATACATCGG GAGAGGAGCAATTGTTACAACCTTTATACTGTGTTATGCCTTCACCTCATTTATATCGGGTTATGTAAGTGGTGGGATGTATTCACGAATGGGGG GAAAGAACTGGATAAAGTCAACGATCTTGACGGCATCTCTGTTTCCATTTTTATGCTTTGGGATTGGTTTTGCACTGAATACGGTTGCTATATTCTATGGATCTCTAGCAGCTATTCCCTTCGGCACAATGGTGGTTGTTTTTGTCATTTGGGGTTTTATTTCTTTCCCGCTGGCTCTTCTTGGTACAGTTGTTGGAAGGAACTGGAGTGGTGCTCCAAACAATCCATGTCGTGTGAAGACAATTCCGCGTCCTATTCCTGAGAAGAAGTGGTACCTCACACCATCTGTGGTGTCAATTATGGGAGGATTGCTACCATTTGGCAGCATTTTCATTGAGATGTATTTCGTCTTTACTTCGTTTTGGAACTACAAG GTGTATTATGTCTATGGTTTCATGCTGCTGGTCTTTCTGATTCTCATTATTGTTACTGTATGTGTGACAATTGTGGGAACATATTTCCTGTTAAATGCTGAGAATTATCACTGGCAGTGGACTTCATTCTTCTCTGCTGCTTCCACTGCTGTTTATGTTTACTTGTATTCAGTATATTATTTCTCTGTGAAGACTAAGATGTCAGGGTTTTTTCAAACCAGCTTCTACTTTGGATATACCCTGATGTTCTGCCTTGGTTTAGGAATCCTATGTG GAGCTGTTGGTTATTTAGGATCGAATCTTTTTGTAAGGAGGATTTACCGAAATATCAAGTGTGACTAG
- the LOC141661787 gene encoding xyloglucan 6-xylosyltransferase 2-like, giving the protein MVLERCFGQRRSRQFHRILRNGKLTLLCLVLTVVVLRGNLGAGKFGTPEQDLMEIRETFSHYRKRAEPRRVLEEVSAEEEKVSNNYAEFDINKLFVDEESEEKKDPNLEYSLGPKISDWDEQRGEWLKKNPNFPNFVQPNKPRVLLVTGSAPKPCENPVGDHYLLKAIKNKVDYCRLHGIEVFYNMALLDAEMAGFWAKLPLIRKLLLSHPEVEFLWWMDSDAMFTDMVFEIPWKRYEDRNLVMHGWNEMVYDEKNWIGLNTGSFLLRNCQWSLDMLDAWAPMGPKGKIRDEAGKILTRELKGRPVFEADDQSAMVYLLVSQRDKWAEKVYLENHYYLHGYWGILVDHYEEYIKNYHPGFGDHRWPLVTHFVGCKPCGKFGDYPVERCLKQMDRAFNFGDNQILQMYGFTHKSLASRRVKRTRNETSTPLEDKDDLGLLHPAFKAVKVSSA; this is encoded by the coding sequence ATGGTGTTGGAGAGGTGTTTCGGACAGCGTCGGAGCCGACAGTTTCATCGGATCCTGCGAAATGGGAAGCTGACGTTGTTGTGTTTGGTCTTGACTGTTGTTGTCCTACGTGGCAATCTCGGCGCCGGCAAATTTGGGACGCCGGAGCAAGATTTGATGGAGATTCGAGAGACTTTTTCGCATTATAGGAAACGCGCGGAGCCAAGGCGCGTGCTTGAAGAAGTGTCAGCTGAAGAAGAAAAGGTGAGTAATAATTATGCTGAGTTTGATATTAATAAATTGTTTgttgatgaagaaagtgaagaaaaaAAAGATCCAAACTTGGAATATAGTTTAGGGCCTAAGATCTCTGATTGGGATGAACAAAGAGGGGAGTGGTTGAAGAAAAATCCTAACTTTCCTAATTTTGTGCAACCTAATAAGCCTAGGGTGTTGTTAGTAACTGGGTCAGCTCCGAAACCTTGCGAAAACCCGGTTGGGGATCATTATTTGTTGAAGGCTATAAAGAATAAGGTTGATTATTGTAGGTTACATGGGATTGAGGTTTTTTATAATATGGCTTTGTTGGATGCTGAAATGGCTGGGTTTTGGGCTAAGCTTCCGTTGATTCGGAAACTTTTGTTGTCCCATCCTGAAGTTGAGTTCTTGTGGTGGATGGATAGTGATGCTATGTTTACGGATATGGTCTTTGAGATACCGTGGAAGAGGTATGAGGATAGGAATTTGGTGATGCACGGATGGAATGAGATGGTTTATGATGAGAAGAATTGGATTGGGTTGAATACGGGGAGTTTTTTGTTGAGGAATTGTCAGTGGTCTTTGGATATGTTGGATGCTTGGGCTCCGATGGGGCCTAAAGGGAAGATAAGGGATGAGGCGGGGAAGATTTTGACTAGGGAGCTTAAGGGTAGGCCGGTTTTCGAAGCTGATGATCAGTCTGCCATGGTGTATTTGTTGGTGTCGCAGAGGGATAAGTGGGCCGAGAAGGTGTATCTCGAGAATCATTACTATTTGCACGGGTATTGGGGAATTTTGGTGGATCATTATGAGGAGTATATTAAGAATTACCATCCTGGTTTTGGTGATCATAGGTGGCCGCTGGTGACTCATTTTGTGGGTTGCAAGCCTTGCGGGAAATTTGGGGATTACCCAGTTGAGAGGTGCTTGAAGCAGATGGACAGGGCATTTAATTTTGGGGATAATCAGATTCTGCAGATGTATGGGTTTACACATAAGTCACTTGCTAGTCGTAGAGTCAAGAGAACACGAAATGAAACTAGCACTCCTCTTGAGGACAAGGATGATCTTGGATTACTTCACCCTGCCTTTAAAGCTGTGAAGGTATCATCAGCTTGA
- the LOC141661449 gene encoding phospholipase D delta-like: MAHHRTARHSISYSMDWHSAADRRSGVSNIPPVFLHGDLNIWIKEARALPNLDLASERLRKCFTMFGSCVGPCGCKLDKKGMSPGRLSGKQSVITSDPYVSICLRGATVAQTRVIFNSENPSWDEHFSVPVAHPVVNVELQVKDNDVLGAQLIGIVWIPAEKILSGNDIDGWFPITGPYENLKPSPELHFYVQFQPVEDNPLYRHAVGPGPEYAGVPNTYFPLRKGCTVTLYQDAHVPQNMLPEIPLDEGKTFRQNQCWEDICHAMLEAHNLIYVTGWSIYHRIKLVREPTKPLPSAGELTLGELLKYKSEEGLRVILLVWDDKTSHDKFLFKTDGVMQTHDEETKKFFKHSSVHCVLCPRYASSKLSIFKQQVVGTLFTHHQKCALLDTQAPGNNRKITAFIGGLDLCDGRYDTPEHRLFRNLDTIFENDVHNPTFTSVPGGPREPWHDLHCRIDGPAAHDIMTNFEQRWRKAAKWRDIRLRHVRHWHENTLLKIDRLSFILTPKSGPDGDLDVRVTTEEDPENWHVQIFRSIDSGSVKGFPKGTKEAEAQSLVCGKNLKVDRSIHTAYVKAIRSAQHFIYIENQYFIGSSYYWPSYKNAGADNLIPMELALKIANKISDDERFSVYILVPLWPEGIPSSGSVQEILYWQGQTISMMYGIVAEALEKAGLAETRHPQDYLNFYCLGKREIPSVDSISPHDIPPDTHGHFPTSSQKHGRFMIYVHAKGMIIDDEYIMMGSANLNQRSLDGSRDTEIAMGSYQPRYTWANQNNPPRGQVYGYRMSLWAEHLGKLEKCFEEPESYECVEHVNKIAKSNWDTFAGEENQELTGHLMRYPIQVGRNGKVSSLPGHELFPDVGGKILGAPTNLPDVLTT; encoded by the exons ATGGCTCATCATCGCACAGCTCGTCACTCGATTAGTTACTCAATGGACTGGCATAGTGCTGCAGATAGGAGGTCTGGAGTTTCTAATATACCACCTGTATTTTTGCATGGAGATCTCAATATATGGATTAAGGAAGCAAGAGCTCTTCCAAATTTAGATTTAGCTTCCGAAAGGCTTAGAAAATGTTTTACAATGTTTGGTAGTTGTGTCGGTCCTTGTGGATGTAAGCTAGATAAAAAAGGTATGTCTCCAGGAAGGCTTTCAGGTAAGCAATCTGTAATTACAAGTGACCCGTACGTGTCCATCTGTCTCAGAGGGGCTACAGTTGCTCAGACCAGAGTAATCTTTAACAGTGAAAACCCGTCATGGGATGAGCATTTTAGTGTACCAGTTGCTCATCCTGTTGTAAATGTAGAACTGCAGGTCAAAGATAATGATGTTTTAGGGGCTCAATTAATAGGTATCGTGTGGATTCCTGCAGAGAAAATCCTGTCGGGCAATGATATTGATGGTTGGTTTCCCATAACAGGACCTTATGAAAATTTAAAACCTTCACCTGAGTTGCATTTTTATGTTCAATTTCAGCCAGTAGAGGATAACCCTCTTTATAGACATGCTGTTGGTCCTGGTCCAGAATATGCAGGAGTGCCGAACACTTATTTTCCACTTCGTAAAGGATGCACTGTGACTCTCTATCAAGATGCTCATGTTCCTCAAAATATGCTTCCTGAAATTCCACTTGATGAAGGAAAAACTTTTCGGCAAAACCAGTGTTGGGAAGACATATGTCATGCCATGTTGGAAGCTCATAACCTAATTTATGTCACTGGCTGGTCAATATATCACAGAATCAAGCTTGTAAGAGAGCCAACAAAGCCACTACCCTCTGCTGGTGAGCTAACCCTTGGAGAGTTGTTGAAATACAAGTCGGAGGAGGGACTCCGTGTCATATTGCTGGTTTGGGATGACAAAACTTCGCAtgataaatttctttttaaaaca GATGGTGTTATGCAAACTCATGATGAAGAAACCAAAAAGTTCTTTAAACACTCGAGCGTGCATTGTGTGCTTTGTCCTCGATATGCCAGCAGTAAGCTTAGCATTTTCAAGCAACAG GTTGTGGGGACCCTTTTTACGCATCACCAGAAGTGTGCTCTTCTTGACACCCAAGCTCCTGGGAATAATCGGAAGATTACTGCTTTCATTGGTGGACTGGACTTGTGTGATGGCCGATATGATACTCCTGAACACAGGCTCTTCCGCAATCTTGACACTATTTTTGAAAATGATGTTCATAATCCTACTTTTACA TCTGTTCCAGGTGGACCAAGGGAGCCATGGCATGATTTACACTGTAGAATTGATGGTCCTGCTGCTCATGACATAATGACTAATTTTGAACAAAGATGGAGAAAAGCTGCAAAATGGCGTGATATCAGGCTCAGACATGTCAGACATTGGCACGAGAATACATTGTTAAAGATAGACCGGCTTTCTTTCATACTAACTCCAAAGTCAGGCCCTGATGGTGATCTCGATGTCCGTGTTACCACTGAAGAAGATCCTGAAAATTGGCATGTGCAG ATATTTCGTTCTATTGACTCTGGATCTGTTAAGGGATTCCCAAAGGGCACAAAGGAAGCTGAGGCACAG AGCCTTGTATGTGGCAAAAACTTAAAGGTAGACAGAAGCATACATACCGCATATGTGAAGGCAATTAGATCAGCGCAACATTTCATATACATAGAGAACCAGTATTTCATTGGATCATCGTATTACTGGCCGTCTTATAAAAATGCAG GTGCAGACAACTTGATTCCTATGGAACTTGCTTTGAAGATTGCCAACAAAATAAGTGACGATGAACGCTTTAGTGTGTATATTCTAGTCCCGTTATGGCCAGAGGGCATTCCATCCAGTGGTTCCGTGCAAGAGATACTGTATTGGCAG GGACAGACAATTTCTATGATGTATGGTATTGTTGCAGAGGCTCTTGAAAAGGCAGGCCTTGCTGAGACTCGTCACCCACAGGATTACTTGAACTTCTACTGTCTTGGTAAACGAGAAATTCCATCTGTGGACAGTATATCTCCTCATGATATTCCTCCTGATACCCATGGCCATTTCCCG ACATCATCTCAAAAGCATGGCAGATTTATGATCTATGTCCATGCCAAAGGAATGATAATAGACGATGAATACATTATGATGGGATCAGCAAACTTAAACCAGAGGTCATTGGACGGTTCAAGAGACACAGAAATTGCAATGGGCTCTTATCAACCAAGATACACATGGGCAAATCAAAATAATCCTCCACGTGGCCAG GTATATGGATACCGCATGTCTCTATGGGCTGAGCATCTTGGGAAGCTGGAGAAATGTTTCGAAGAGCCAGAATCTTATGAATGTGTTGAGCATGTGAACAAAATCGCGAAAAGCAACTGGGATACATTTGCAGGAGAGGAGAACCAGGAGTTGACAGGACATTTGATGAGATATCCAATTCAAGTAGgtagaaatgggaaggtaagttCATTGCCTGGACATGAATTATTCCCTGATGTTGGTGGTAAGATTCTGGGAGCTCCTACTAATCTTCCAGATGTCCTGACCACGTAA
- the LOC141661786 gene encoding thiamine biosynthetic bifunctional enzyme TH1, chloroplastic-like, producing the protein MQALVLGFQPSRVLNLKAMHDTSVSSVTSESSKQRIPHVLSVAGSDSGAGAGIQADLKTCAARGVYCSTVITAVTAQNTVGVQGVNIVPERFVSEQLKSVLSDMHVTVVKTGMLPTVGIVKVLYDILKQFPVQALVVDPVMVSTSGDVLAGPSILDIFREQLLPMADIVTPNLKEASALLGGIKLQTVLDMRAAAKSIHEMGPRNVLVKGGDLPAASDAIDIFFDGVEFCELRSVRIQTQNSHGTGCSLASCIAAELAKGSQMLPAVRVSKHYVETALDYSKDIHIGNGLQGPFDHLCKLKRNQSSRRLQRFDPDDLLLYAVTDSKMNNKWGRSITDAVKAAIEGGATIIQLREKDTETSNFVEEAKKCLEVCRSHGVRMLINDRIDIALACDADGVHVGQSDMPAHVARSLLGPEKIIGVSCKTPEQAHQAWIDGADYLGSGGVYSTNTKANNSTIGLDGLKSVCLASKLPVVAIGGIDLSNARSVAEIGLENLKGVAVVSALFDRECITSEARKLHTLVLQTMKTASVVP; encoded by the exons ATGCAAGCTTTAGTACTAGGATTTCAGCCGTCTAGGGTCTTGAATCTCAAGGCAATGCATGACACTAGTGTTTCTTCTGTAACAAGTGAATCCTCTAAGCAAAGAATACCTCATGTTTTGAGTGTTGCGGGCTCTGATTCAGGAGCTGGTGCCGGAATCCAAGCTGACCTTAAAACTTGTGCTGCTCGCGGAGTGTATTGTTCCACAGTAATTACTGCTGTCACTGCACAGAACACTGTTGGGGTTCAG GGTGTGAACATTGTGCCAGAGAGATTTGTTTCGGAGCAATTGAAATCTGTTCTGTCGGACATGCATGTCACCGTT GTAAAAACAGGCATGCTACCCACAGTAGGCATAGTGAAAGTGCTCTATGACATTTTGAAGCAATTTCCAGTTCAAG CTCTAGTGGTCGACCCGGTCATGGTATCAACTAGCGGGGATGTGCTGGCTGGTCCTTCTATTCTTGATATATTTCG TGAACAGCTTCTTCCTATGGCTGACATAGTAACTCCTAATCTCAAAGAAGCTTCTGCTTTACTTGGTGGCATAAAACTGCAAACAGTTTTGGACATGCGTGCTGCTGCAAAGTCCATACATGAAATGGGTCCAAG AAATGTTCTTGTTAAAGGTGGTGATCTCCCGGCAGCATCAGATGCTATAGATATTTTCTTTGATG GAGTGGAGTTCTGCGAGCTGCGGTCCGTACGGATACAAACTCAAAATAGTCATGGAACCGGTTGCAGTTTGGCTTCATGTATAGCAGCTGAGCTAGCAAAAGGTTCCCAGATGTTACCAGCTGTTAGG GTTTCAAAACACTATGTTGAAACTGCATTGGATTATAGCAAAGATATACATATCGGGAATGGGCTTCAAGGTCCTTTTGACCACCTATGCAAGCTTAAAAGAAATCAGAGTTCAAGAAGACTACAGAGATTCGATCCGGATGATCTCCTTTTGTATGCCGTGACAGACTCAAAGATGAATAATAAATGGGGCCGCTCAATCACAGATGCTGTTAAAGCTGCCATAGAGGGTGGTGCCACCATAATACAGCTGAG GGAGAAGGACACTGAGACTAGCAACTTTGTGGAAGAAGCTAAAAAATGCCTGGAAGTTTGCCGTTCACACGGTGTACGTATGTTGATAAATGACCGAATTGATATAGCCCTTGCTTGTGATGCAGATGGCGTGCATGTAGGCCAGTCTGATATGCCTGCACACGTGGCTCGCTCTCTACTTGGGCCTGAAAAGATCATAGGCGTGTCTTGCAAAACGCCAGAACAAGCTCATCAGGCCTGGATTGACGGTGCTGATTACCTAGGTAGTGGCGGTGTGTACTCCACGAATACAAAAGCAAATAATTCAACCATCGGTTTAGACGGCCTTAAATCTGTATGCTTAGCATCGAAGTTACCAGTTGTTGCCATCGGAGGCATCGATCTTTCAAATGCTCGATCAGTGGCGGAAATAGGTTTGGAAAATTTAAAAGGAGTTGCAGTCGTATCAGCACTGTTCGACAGGGAATGCATCACGTCCGAGGCACGAAAGTTGCACACACTGGTATTACAGACCATGAAGACGGCCTCAGTAGTTCCCTGA
- the LOC141661789 gene encoding zinc finger transcription factor YY1: MEMHTHHSIFERRPIIKSKAPAVKWFKEWVPQDVVATGGKCLVLKWVTEATLKALKEKLKEPEVAEAEPEPTTEVLFLCSYEGCGKTFIDAGALRKHAHIHGERQYVCHYENCGKKFLDSSKLKRHFLTHTGERDFVCPHEGCGKAFSLDFNLRSHMRTHSQSNYHVCPYPECGKRYAHEYKLKNHVMSQHEKQNVVDVPKYVPPPAPEKPVKVVKASSTTHATATAERPYACPYEGCEKAYIHEYKLNLHLRREHPGHFPDENAKNAQSNADNEMDEGSDQDVYANKRGNSKAQKQSRPKPTIKLPPSKVPQRKGTSAAPTNMNVNVVRKTWPVKEERYEEEDSEETEEDGDNDDDDEQTEYED, encoded by the exons ATGGAGATGCATACACATCATAGCATCTTTGAGAGACGCCCAATCATCAAATCCAAGGCTCCTGCTGTCAAATGGTTCAAAGAATG GGTACCACAGGACGTTGTTGCAACAGGTGGCAAGTGCCTTGTTTTGAAATGGGTCACTG AGGCAACTTTGAAAGCCTTGAAAGAGAAGTTAAAAGAGCCGGAGGTTGCTGAAGCGGAACCTGAGCCAACTACTGAAGTTCTCTTCCTCTGCAGTTATGAAGGCTGTGGAAAGACTTTCATCGATGCCGGGGCTTTAAGGAAGCACGCTCACATTCACGGAGAGAGACAATACGTTTGTCATTACGAGAACTGTGGAAAG AAATTCTTGGATAGTTCAAAGTTAAAAAGGCACTTTCTTACCCATACCGGAGAAAGAGATTTTGTATGTCCTCATGAAGGCTGCGGCAAG GCATTTTCGCTGGATTTCAACCTAAGGTCACACATGAGAACACATTCCCAGTCAAATTACCATGTCTGTCCATATCCAGAATGTGGAAAGAGATATGCTCATGAATACAAACTCAAGAATCATGTTATGTCTCAACATGAAAAG CAAAACGTAGTAGATGTGCCAAAGTACGTACCACCTCCAGCTCCGGAAAAGCCTGTCAAAGTTGTTAAAGCTTCTTCCACAACTCATGCTACTGCAACAGCGGAGCGTCCATATGCTTGTCCGTACGAAGGTTGTGAAAAGGCCTATATACATGAATACAAACTAAACCTTCATTTGAGAAGAGAACATCCTGGCCATTTTCCAGATGAGAATGCCAAGAATGCTCAATCCAACGCTGACAACGAGATGGATGAAGGAAGTGATCAAGATGTTTATGCTAACAAACGCGGAAATAGCAAAGCACAGAAGCAGAGCAGGCCGAAGCCGACTATAAAGCTTCCTCCTTCAAAAGTTCCTCAACGAAAAGGCACCAGTGCTGCTCCAACCAACATGAATGTTAATGTAGTAAGAAAGACATGGCCTGTGAAGGAAGAAAGATACGAGGAAGAAGATAGCGAAGAGACGGAAGAAGATGGTGACAATGACGATGATGATGAACAAACAGAATACGAGGACTAG